The Pelodiscus sinensis isolate JC-2024 chromosome 6, ASM4963464v1, whole genome shotgun sequence genome has a segment encoding these proteins:
- the PELO gene encoding protein pelota homolog produces the protein MKLVRKDIEKDNAGQVTLIPEDPEDMWHAYNLLQVGDSLRASTIRKVQTESATGSVGSNRIRTTLTLCVETIDFDSQACQLRVKGTNIQENEYVKMGAYHTIELEPNRQFTLAKKQWDSVVLERIEQACDPSWSADVAAVVMQEGLAHICLVTPSMTLTRAKIEVNIPRKRRGNCSQHDRALERFYEQVVQAIQRHINFEIVKCVLVASPGFVREQFCDYMFQQAVKTDNKLLLENRSKFLQVHSSSGHKYALKEALCDPAVASRLSDTKAAGEVKALDDFYKMLQHEPDRAFYGLKHVEKANEAMAIDTLLISDELFRHQDVASRSRYVRLVDSVRENMGTVRIFSSLHVSGEQLGQLTGVAAILRFPVADLSDQEEESSSEED, from the exons ATGAAGCTGGTGAGGAAGGACATCGAGAAGGATAACGCGGGGCAGGTGACCCTGATCCCCGAGGATCCCGAGGACATGTGGCACGCCTACAACTTGCTGCAGGTGGGGGACAGCCTGCGGGCATCCACCATCCGCAAGGTGCAGACCGAGTCCGCCACGGGCAGCGTGGGCAGCAACCGCATCCGCACCACCCTCACCCTCTGCGTGGAGACCATCGACTTCGACTCTCAGGCCTGCCAGCTGCGTGTCAAGGGGACCAACATCCAGGAGAATGAGTATGTCAAGATGGGGGCCTACCACACCATCGAGTTGGAGCCCAACCGCCAGTTCACGCTTGCTAAGAAGCAGTGGGACAGTGTGGTGCTGGAGCGCATTGAGCAGGCCTGTGACCCAAGCTGGAGTGCTGACGTGGCAGCAGTGGTCATGCAAGAGGGGCTGGCTCATATCTGTCTTGTAACCCCCAGCATGACCCTGACTCGGGCCAAGATTGAAGTGAACATCCCCAGAAAACGGAGGGGAAATTGTAGTCAACATGACCGAGCACTGGAGAGATTCTATGAGCAGGTGGTGCAGGCAATCCAGCGTCATATCAACTTTGAGATTGTGAAATGTGTGCTGGTGGCCAGTCCGGGGTTTGTAAGAGAACAGTTCTGTGACTACATGTTCCAGCAGGCTGTCAAGACTGACAACAAGCTGCTGCTAGAGAACCGGTCCAAATTCCTTCAG GTCCACTCCTCTTCTGGACATAAATATGCACTGAAAGAAGCTCTTTGTGACCCAGCTGTGGCCAGCCGTCTCTCTGACACCAAGGCAGCTGGTGAGGTCAAAGCCTTAGATGACTTCTACAAGATGCTACAACATGAGCCCGACCGGGCTTTTTACGGCCTCAAACACGTGGAAAAGGCCAATGAGGCCATGGCTATTGATACCCTATTGATCAGCGATGAGCTCTTCAGGCACCAGGATGTGGCTTCCCGCAGCCGATATGTGCGGCTGGTAGATAGCGTGCGGGAGAATATGGGTACAGTGCGCATATTCTCCAGCCTCCATGTGTCTGGGGAACAGCTTGGCCAGCTCACAGGGGTAGCAGCTATCCTACGTTTCCCTGTTGCTGACCTCTCTGACCAAGAGGAGGAATCCAGTTCTGAAGAGGATTGA